CGTCGGACTTCGCCTGTGTTGGCGAGGAAGAAGTTGTTGCCTGCAAAGGTCATGCCAAAGGGTATATTTACCCCGTTTTGTGCAGTAGCAAAGGTTTTGTTGACATCTGCAACGCCATCGCCGTTGGTGTCGCGCAGTAGGCGAATGCGATTTTGTCGAGTTTCGGTTACTAGCACGTCACCGTTAGGGGTGAGGGTAAGCCAACGAGGGGCGTCTAAGCCCTCGGCGAAGACGTTGACTACAAAGCCTTGTGGGACGCGCAGGGTGGGGTTTTGGGGTACTGATACTACGTTGGGCGAGTTGGAGGCGCTGTCGGTGGCGTAGGGTTTGGGTAAGTTGTTGAGGGTGATGCGAATTGGTTGGGGCGTGAGTGGTTGGGTTCGCACCACGTTTTTAGTCTGCGCGGCTTGTTGTGACTGTTGTTTTAGCTGGGGTGTAGTTTGAGGTGGTTGTTCAACTTGTTGAGTTGTCTGGGGGTCGAGGGATGCTTGTGTTGAGTCGCAGGCTGCTGTTGTGGTGAGTATTAGTAGCAGCAACAAAAAATATCGGGATTTCATGTCAACAATTTAGGAACTCTAATTCCAGGGTAGTCATTGCGGCCCGATGCGATCACTTCCCTTACGAACTTGAGCAAAGTGCGATCGCTTCCTCACACCATGCCAGCCAACTCGTCTCGTCGCTAATACCTCTTTTGAGCGTTATGTAGCGAAATTTTGCTTCTGGTGACAAGTCTTGACCATTGTTAAAGTATTGCTGCTCTAAATCTCGATAAACAGCCAATCTTTGCTGGTGTAGTTCGCGGTGATGCTCTAATTCTTCCACTATCACCTGAGGCTCAACCACAGACCCCGCAAATATTTTGACTAATAAATCATCTCTAATCGGGCTAAGTTCGCACGGTTGGGCAATCCACTGTGTCAACTGCTTTTGTCCAAGTTCTGTCACCTGGTACAGCTTTTTATCTGGACGACCTTGTTGGCAAACAATCTCGGCACTCACCCAACCCTCAGTTTCCAGCTTGGACAACTCCCGATAAATCTGCTGCTGGCTTGCCTTCCAGAAAAAGCCCACAGAACTATTGAACTGCTTGGATAGATCGTAGCCACTACAAGATTGCTTAATCAGAGAGGCTAACAGTGCGTGAGCTAAAGCCATAAAAACTAACTTGTTGACATATACAACTAATTGAGTATAAATTAAAGATACATACTCAATTAGTTGAGTATAGTGCAACTAGAACGTGGAGGTATTCCCATGCCAACCGTCTCACGCACTCAGGCGGAAGAACAGCGGCGCATTCTGGAGTGCTAAAAGCACAGCTAGCTGCATAAGTTTTCAATCTATTAGACACAGGAGAAACATCTAATGGTGTTTATTTCAGCTACCCGCTTGCGCGTGCGATCGCCTCTATATTTACCAGCATTTTTGTGGAACAATGTGCTGTCTACATGGCAGATCATCAATACACCTGGGTTTTTAAAGGGTCAACTTCTGCGAGACTCTAACGGAACATTTTGGACGCTGACTGCTTGGGAGGAACAGGCAGCAATGAAGTTTTACCGCAACTCAGGCGCTCACAAAAATGTTATGCCCCGTCTTCAGGACTGGTGTGATGAAGCTTCTGTTGTTCACTGGCAACAGGAAGATAGCAACCTCCCTGAGTGGGGAGATGTTCACCGCCGTATGGTGACAAATGGGCATCCTACCAAACTCTCTAAGCCTTCACCCGCTCACCTTGAGCGAAAAATCCCAGAACCCCAATCATCTAAAGGTTTAGTTTTCAGCCCCAGAAGGAAAAACCCAGAAGCGAGTGTTAGAGGGATTTAGAGAATGCGATCGCGTGGCTGGTTGAGAAGTGCGATCGCGTCTTTTGTAGCACAGATAAAACACAAATTGCTGCCTACTGCTCAGTGCCAATACCGTCGCAAAGATGGCGATCGCTCTCACTCACAGTGGGGTTGGTCTTCAGATAGTCATGCAGCCAATTGCAGCCGCCCACCAGTAGATCATCGAGATCCAAATTCCATAGCTCTAGAGTAGGACAGTGGTTCCAACCCTTCAAGGCTAGCGTTTTGCCGTCCGGGCTGAAACTCAGTTGAAAGATAGGAGCCGTCTCAAAGCTTTTCAGTAAAATACCCTCGCGGCTCCAAAGTTTCACGGTCATGTCAGAACTGGACGAGGCAAGGATTTGACTATCTGGGCTAAAACTCACGTCAAACACACTAGACTGATGCGCTTCTAGAGTGCTCACCAACTTACCGTCACGATGCCAGAGTTGGATGATTTCCTCATCAACAATAGTGGCGATTGTCTGACCATCCGGGCTGACACTCAAGCTAGAGCGCCCACCTAAAGTCTTACGAAAGGTGCTAATGCAATGCCAGAGCTTGAGGGTGTCATCTCCAATAGTGGCGATTGTCTGGCTATCTAGAGTGAAATCTATTTCAGGGAAATCAAGAATTTTAATCAACTTACCGTTACGATCGCGAAGTTTGACGGCGATTTCATCACTAGCGGAGGTAAGAAGCTGACCATCCGGGCTAAAAATTACCCCAGAGACATCCAAGTCCAAAGTTTTGAGCATGGTGCCATCGACCCTCCAAAGTTTTACTGTCCTATCGGCACCAGCCGAGGCAATGGTCTGACTATCTGGGCTGAAACTTACACTCCGGACACAATCGCTATGCCCTATGAGAGTTTTGATTTGTATGCCGCCGCAATCCCAGAGTTGAACTGTGTTGTCAGTAATAGTGAGAATTTTCCGACCATCAGAGCTGAAACTCCCACTATGACCCTCCAAGGTTTTGAGCAACTTGCCATCAGAATGCCAGAGTGTGACGGCGCTACTGGTAGAAACCAGTGTCTTGCTGTCTGGGCTGAAACTCACACTAGAGCCAGAATCAATGTGCCCGTCGAATTTAGTTCTGCGATTTTCCCAGAACCCGATGCTAGTTCTTACTTTGATGCCCCAAAGTCTTAGTCTGCCGTCCCCGCCAGATGAGACCAATGTTTTGCTATCTGGGCTGAAAGTTACTTCAAAGATTTTATCTCTATGCCTCTCAAAGGTTTTGACATGATTGACACCCTTAGACTTTAGCGGAGAGTAGGAACCTGGCTCAAAAACAAAGTCATGCGTCCAGAGTTCCACAACGGAACCACTAGCTACAGCAATCAGTTGACCTTCCGGGCTGAAACTCACACTATCGACTCTAGGGCTATATCCTTGAAGAGTTCTGAGTAGGATGCCGCTACGACTCCAGAGTTTGACAGTGTTATAAAGTTTTCTCGACAAACGAAACATACTGCCGAATCTGTAAGACACTTCACTAGCAGTAGCAATTAGCTGACCGTCAGGACTGAAATTCACGCTAGTGACCTTATCAGGACTCCACTTCCCGTCGCCAATCTCATCAGCATTGTAAAACCTGCTATCGACTCCATTAGGGCTTAGCTTCTCGCTAGTGACCTCTTCATTATGGTCAAGGGTTCTGATTCCCCTGCCATCACGGCTCCAAAGTTTGACTGTGCCGTCATCACTCGCCGAAGCAAGCAGCTCACCGTCGGGACTGAAGCTGACGCTATTGACGCTATCGCTATGTCCCTCTAGGGTTTTGAGAAAGGTGCTGTCGCTTTTCCAGAGCTTCACTGTCTTATCCGCACTCGCCGAAGCAAGCAGCTCACCGTCGAGACTGAAACTGACACTATTGACACTACCGCTATGTCCCTCTAGAGTTCGCCGTAAGGTGCCGTCCCTTCTCCAGAGTTTTACTGTCTTATCCGCACTCGCCGAAGCAATCAACTCACCATCAGGACTGAAACTAACACTATTGACACTACCGCTATGTCCCTCAAAGCGATTTCGCTCTATGATGCCGTCAACTGCATCCAGTAACCCAGTCAGTACCTGAATGCGAGTATCAGCTTTGACAACATCAAAGTTCTGTTTCAGCAGTCTTCCTGCTCTCAGGCTTTCCATAAGTGCATCAAACCTTTTACCTGAGTCATATAGTTCTCGTGAAGATGCACTAAGGGCACGGAGAGTTGCATTGACCTCGCCAATTTCCGCCCGCTTTCGCTCCTGCTCAGACTTTTCGTATAGCTTGTGCCATCGTTGCTCCTCCTGCTCTTGATGCTCTCGGCTTGCTTGGATAAATTCTTTTTCTGCTGAATTGATAACGTCCTCTGGTTTTTTCATCCAGTTTTCAGCTTCTACCAGGAGCGCTCCTCGCAGGAACGCTCCTTCATCCTGTTGGCTTTTTTCCCATGTATTGATTGCAGCCCTTAGCCGTTCTTGCCAAATACGAAACTCGCGGTCAGCCTCCATCCACTGGCGCAAGCGTTCCCATCCCCTAATCAGTGCTTCATGCACAACCTCGACCGTTGCTTCTCCAGTCGTCTCATCGCATCCAGTTACAACCAAACGAGCATCCTGATTGGCTAAATATGTTATTAAGTCCCAGTTGTCTTGTCCCACGTCAGTAAGGGTAGCCAGTCGGCGGGTATCATCTGTTCCTTCACCAGGACGCACCAATTGGGTAAAAATATGCTGTACCCGTTGCTGCTCATCCTCAGTAAGCTTTTGATACACATTCTCGGCATGGTTAGCTAGGGCTTTTTCGACTCCGCCAATCTCCTCGTAGGCAGCATGGGTAAGTTTGCCATCACTTCGTTTTTCCCAAAGTAACT
The sequence above is drawn from the Funiculus sociatus GB2-C1 genome and encodes:
- a CDS encoding PadR family transcriptional regulator, which codes for MALAHALLASLIKQSCSGYDLSKQFNSSVGFFWKASQQQIYRELSKLETEGWVSAEIVCQQGRPDKKLYQVTELGQKQLTQWIAQPCELSPIRDDLLVKIFAGSVVEPQVIVEELEHHRELHQQRLAVYRDLEQQYFNNGQDLSPEAKFRYITLKRGISDETSWLAWCEEAIALCSSS
- a CDS encoding putative quinol monooxygenase, which gives rise to MVFISATRLRVRSPLYLPAFLWNNVLSTWQIINTPGFLKGQLLRDSNGTFWTLTAWEEQAAMKFYRNSGAHKNVMPRLQDWCDEASVVHWQQEDSNLPEWGDVHRRMVTNGHPTKLSKPSPAHLERKIPEPQSSKGLVFSPRRKNPEASVRGI
- a CDS encoding WD40 repeat domain-containing protein, giving the protein MGEPPESDKPQRGNVPVQVSSALQRRLLEAFENRYKKPGKSRARTGEFLTHWPIQLRTDAPSDQAVLNVLKGKRDTAELWLVDGLCRLLIGYSYAEWSSQPTQDQGTSPELPQLSQSRSQVVLPCPYRGLDAFQKEDALFFYGRENFIEQLEVAVRKKPLVAVIGRSGSGKSSVVFAGLIPKLGQKRGWLIRDFRPEKRPFYNLAKALIPLLEPKMTETDKLVEVRKQAEALQQGDLALQDVVEPILQKTPSAQHFLLVVDQFEELYTLCPVAEEREQFINQLVATVEAVEQKRTPNFTLLITLRDDFLGQALDYPPFGEQLQQWKPEFILSMNPQELKDAIEKPTQKLDVQLQEGLTERILDTVSREPGSLPLLEFALKLLWEKRSDGKLTHAAYEEIGGVEKALANHAENVYQKLTEDEQQRVQHIFTQLVRPGEGTDDTRRLATLTDVGQDNWDLITYLANQDARLVVTGCDETTGEATVEVVHEALIRGWERLRQWMEADREFRIWQERLRAAINTWEKSQQDEGAFLRGALLVEAENWMKKPEDVINSAEKEFIQASREHQEQEEQRWHKLYEKSEQERKRAEIGEVNATLRALSASSRELYDSGKRFDALMESLRAGRLLKQNFDVVKADTRIQVLTGLLDAVDGIIERNRFEGHSGSVNSVSFSPDGELIASASADKTVKLWRRDGTLRRTLEGHSGSVNSVSFSLDGELLASASADKTVKLWKSDSTFLKTLEGHSDSVNSVSFSPDGELLASASDDGTVKLWSRDGRGIRTLDHNEEVTSEKLSPNGVDSRFYNADEIGDGKWSPDKVTSVNFSPDGQLIATASEVSYRFGSMFRLSRKLYNTVKLWSRSGILLRTLQGYSPRVDSVSFSPEGQLIAVASGSVVELWTHDFVFEPGSYSPLKSKGVNHVKTFERHRDKIFEVTFSPDSKTLVSSGGDGRLRLWGIKVRTSIGFWENRRTKFDGHIDSGSSVSFSPDSKTLVSTSSAVTLWHSDGKLLKTLEGHSGSFSSDGRKILTITDNTVQLWDCGGIQIKTLIGHSDCVRSVSFSPDSQTIASAGADRTVKLWRVDGTMLKTLDLDVSGVIFSPDGQLLTSASDEIAVKLRDRNGKLIKILDFPEIDFTLDSQTIATIGDDTLKLWHCISTFRKTLGGRSSLSVSPDGQTIATIVDEEIIQLWHRDGKLVSTLEAHQSSVFDVSFSPDSQILASSSSDMTVKLWSREGILLKSFETAPIFQLSFSPDGKTLALKGWNHCPTLELWNLDLDDLLVGGCNWLHDYLKTNPTVSESDRHLCDGIGTEQ